One window of the Gordonia westfalica genome contains the following:
- a CDS encoding pentapeptide repeat-containing protein, translating into MEPTTPAERLLLAAAQAGKRCDLRSPEERADAHWAPSADVAAGWTDDRVVRAVYLRHLLLDQQRPVHLVGTRIDGGLDLRGATINLSLPNCVLTGNALFVRATFTGTAEFAGATFTGAARYGEATFTEAARFGGATFTGAASFGGATFTGITRFDKATFTETAEFPWATFTGTTWFAEATFPEAARFDKATFTGAARFDKATFTGAAWFGRAAFTGDARFDKATFTKTARFAGTTFTGDARFGGATFPGYAEFGGATFIADARFGGATFTEAAWFGRATFTGDARFDKATFTADARFDKATFAADAWFAGTTFTGDAQFAGATFTADARFAGTTFTGDARFAGATFSADARFEGSLWRTLDWSDTIWETSSIVTTGLAAVDIRLDRTIFKQPVQLEVAASRITLKRTRAERLHLVVAGATVSLEDADLAEGSLIEAVPVTVPATPRRRRGGSGGGSWVAIPLRNVQDMSIPDSLRDDLDRLDRDLSAALSHAPSALVTSLQRAHIAGTTLSGMDLRACTFTGADGLDKLVITGDDILTNHRGDKDIMRAWPARGRKWWRTSRRVLHDELRLRDPHPTTTEVADTPTTTTDESSATPTAPLSHRNVSATYRSLRKALEDSKDEPGAADFYYGEMEMRRLASRPISVERCLLTAYWLIAGYGLRAWRSLATLLIVIAVAGWCFTNDAWAAKTVTKAPTSVNLDTGAITSTAPAADGLSLMRSWLFAAQETVALFRPAGLSGVTLTSWGHLIDIAVRILGPVLLALAVLATRNRTKR; encoded by the coding sequence GTGGAACCGACCACCCCCGCCGAACGCCTGCTGCTCGCCGCCGCCCAAGCCGGCAAGCGGTGCGATCTGAGAAGCCCTGAAGAACGGGCCGACGCGCATTGGGCGCCGTCGGCCGACGTGGCCGCTGGCTGGACCGACGACCGCGTCGTGCGCGCCGTTTACCTCCGCCACCTTCTACTCGATCAGCAACGCCCTGTTCACCTGGTCGGAACCCGCATCGACGGCGGACTCGACCTCCGCGGCGCCACCATCAACCTCAGCCTTCCCAACTGTGTCCTCACCGGGAACGCCCTGTTCGTCAGGGCGACGTTCACCGGGACCGCCGAGTTCGCCGGGGCGACCTTCACTGGGGCCGCCCGCTACGGCGAGGCGACGTTCACCGAGGCCGCCCGCTTCGGCGGGGCGACGTTCACCGGAGCCGCCTCGTTCGGCGGGGCGACCTTCACCGGGATCACCCGCTTCGACAAGGCGACGTTCACCGAGACCGCCGAGTTCCCCTGGGCGACCTTCACCGGGACCACCTGGTTCGCCGAGGCAACGTTCCCCGAGGCCGCCCGATTCGACAAGGCGACGTTCACCGGGGCCGCCCGATTCGACAAGGCGACGTTCACCGGGGCCGCCTGGTTCGGCCGGGCGGCCTTCACCGGGGACGCCCGGTTCGACAAGGCGACGTTCACTAAGACCGCCCGGTTCGCCGGGACGACCTTCACCGGAGACGCCCGGTTCGGTGGCGCGACGTTCCCCGGCTACGCCGAGTTCGGTGGGGCGACGTTCATTGCAGACGCCCGGTTTGGCGGGGCGACGTTCACCGAGGCCGCCTGGTTCGGCCGGGCGACCTTCACCGGGGACGCCCGGTTCGACAAGGCGACGTTCACTGCGGACGCCCGGTTCGACAAGGCGACGTTCGCTGCGGACGCCTGGTTCGCCGGGACGACCTTCACCGGGGACGCCCAGTTCGCCGGGGCGACGTTCACTGCGGACGCCCGGTTCGCCGGGACGACGTTCACCGGGGACGCCCGGTTCGCCGGGGCGACGTTCTCTGCGGACGCCCGGTTTGAGGGCTCTCTGTGGCGCACACTTGACTGGTCCGACACGATTTGGGAGACGTCCTCGATAGTCACGACAGGACTCGCTGCAGTTGACATCCGACTCGATCGGACAATCTTCAAGCAGCCGGTGCAGCTCGAGGTGGCGGCGTCGCGCATCACCCTGAAACGCACCCGCGCCGAGCGCTTGCATCTGGTGGTTGCCGGCGCGACGGTAAGCCTCGAGGACGCCGATCTCGCCGAGGGGTCACTCATCGAAGCCGTCCCGGTTACAGTGCCGGCGACACCGAGAAGGCGGCGCGGAGGATCCGGCGGCGGGAGCTGGGTAGCGATCCCGCTACGCAACGTGCAAGACATGTCCATACCTGACAGCCTGCGTGACGACCTGGACCGTCTCGACCGCGACCTCAGTGCAGCGCTTAGCCACGCGCCCAGCGCATTGGTGACCTCTCTGCAACGCGCGCATATCGCGGGCACCACGCTGTCCGGAATGGATTTGCGAGCCTGCACCTTCACTGGCGCCGACGGTCTCGACAAACTCGTCATCACCGGCGACGACATCCTCACCAACCATCGCGGAGACAAAGACATAATGCGGGCGTGGCCCGCTCGCGGACGCAAGTGGTGGCGGACCAGCCGACGAGTCCTGCACGACGAACTCAGGCTCCGCGACCCCCACCCCACCACCACTGAGGTCGCCGATACGCCGACCACCACAACAGATGAATCTAGCGCGACTCCCACCGCACCTTTGTCGCATCGCAACGTGTCCGCCACCTACCGGTCGCTGCGTAAAGCGCTTGAGGACAGCAAAGATGAGCCCGGCGCCGCCGACTTCTACTACGGCGAAATGGAAATGCGGCGCCTCGCGTCCAGACCGATCTCGGTGGAACGCTGCCTACTCACCGCGTACTGGCTGATCGCCGGGTACGGGCTGCGGGCGTGGCGGTCTCTGGCCACACTCCTCATCGTTATCGCGGTCGCGGGCTGGTGTTTCACCAACGACGCGTGGGCGGCCAAGACTGTGACCAAGGCGCCGACGTCGGTGAACCTCGACACCGGGGCCATTACCTCGACCGCACCGGCTGCGGACGGGTTATCGCTGATGCGATCCTGGTTATTCGCCGCCCAGGAAACCGTCGCCCTGTTCCGGCCCGCCGGACTGTCCGGGGTCACCCTCACCAGCTGGGGCCACCTCATCGACATCGCCGTCCGCATCCTCGGGCCCGTTCTGCTCGCGTTGGCGGTGTTGGCGACCCGCAACCGCACCAAACGTTGA
- a CDS encoding type I restriction endonuclease subunit R, whose translation MPQHHEVILETEICEYLADHGWLYSPNDAGYDKALALFPEDVFAWLADTQPEELAKRVKPELTGKERSEAESKVLATLAKRLDADLKAGGGTLNVLRSGFKDLNAKFLMCQFKPNTTLNETTAKRYDAVRLRVMRQVHYSSRNANAIDLVLFVNGIPVATVELKTDFTQNITDAVRQFKKDRLPKGEPLLEFGRRAVVHFAVSNSEVQMTTKLAGDETFFLPFNRGDDGNAGNPLNPDGSPSSYLWEQIWDRDTWLDILGRFMHLHIEEKVDPATNRKRRKETMLFPRFHQWDAVTKLIAAAKEEGPGNKYLIQHSAGSGKTNSISWLTHRLSVLHNDANKPVFDAVLVITDRTVLDSQLQEAIRQIDDTPGMVAHIDALSGSKSGKLAQALESGTKIIIVTIQTFPYALDIIRTGKGLEGRSFAVIADEAHSSQAGDASKQLKKVLTATEFQDVEDGGSVDAEDVLAAEMTARAAASNISFFAFTATPKAKTLELFGRRPAEDVPPEPFHLYSMQQAIEEGFILDVLRNYTPYKTAFRLSHNGHSYSTEDTDAGGTVVVDADPGADSHLVDKREAIKSVMNWVRLHPTNIAQKVQIIVEHFRSNVAWRLNGKAKAMVVTSSRMAAVRYKLAFDAYVADQGYTDVAALVAFSGDITDDDNGLDKVTETSMNPGLKGRDLRVAFATDEYQVMLVANKFQTGFDQPLLVAMYVDKRLSGVQAVQTLSRLNRTAPGKDQTFVIDFANAAEDVVDAFEPYYEATTLSDVTDLNIVHATMAKLDAADIYQWSEVNSLAADFVANKGNNALTKWVTPAQHRFRDRERDATTAGDTAALDELDMFRKDVGTFIRQYDFLSQLFDYQDVDLEKLSIYLRYLAPVIRRENVQHAIDLSAVDFDYLRQNKQSTTSGTLEGGAQLPPAGEGGGSGSVRDPEMVELDDVIATINDLFEGVHSDADVRSVVTHLRDKLEESENLKTQARNNSQAQFEASPDIDIEFNGAVIEAMDAHSDLSGQILNNAVIRDKLVSELVPAIYRRLRVEHGP comes from the coding sequence ATGCCGCAGCATCACGAGGTAATCCTGGAAACAGAGATCTGCGAGTACCTCGCGGATCACGGTTGGCTGTACTCGCCGAACGATGCTGGCTACGACAAAGCATTGGCGTTGTTCCCCGAGGATGTGTTCGCGTGGCTGGCCGATACCCAGCCCGAGGAGTTGGCGAAGCGGGTCAAGCCGGAACTGACGGGCAAGGAACGCTCGGAGGCCGAATCCAAGGTGCTGGCTACCCTGGCCAAACGACTTGATGCGGATCTGAAGGCCGGTGGCGGCACATTGAACGTGTTGCGCAGTGGGTTCAAGGATCTCAACGCCAAATTCCTGATGTGTCAGTTCAAGCCGAATACGACCCTGAATGAGACGACCGCGAAACGCTATGACGCGGTGCGGCTTCGGGTGATGCGGCAGGTGCACTACTCGTCGCGCAACGCCAATGCGATTGATCTGGTGTTGTTCGTGAACGGGATTCCGGTTGCGACTGTCGAGTTGAAGACCGACTTCACGCAGAACATCACCGATGCGGTGCGGCAGTTCAAGAAGGATCGGCTGCCGAAGGGGGAGCCGCTGCTGGAGTTCGGGCGGCGGGCGGTGGTGCATTTCGCGGTGTCCAACAGTGAGGTGCAGATGACCACGAAGTTGGCCGGTGACGAGACGTTCTTCCTGCCGTTCAATCGCGGCGATGACGGGAATGCCGGTAACCCCCTCAACCCGGATGGGTCTCCGTCGTCGTACTTGTGGGAGCAGATCTGGGATCGGGACACCTGGCTCGACATCCTGGGCCGGTTCATGCATCTGCACATTGAGGAGAAGGTCGACCCGGCGACCAATCGGAAGCGTCGTAAGGAGACGATGCTGTTTCCTCGCTTCCACCAGTGGGATGCGGTCACCAAGCTGATCGCGGCCGCCAAGGAGGAGGGGCCGGGCAACAAGTATCTGATTCAACATTCCGCGGGGTCGGGGAAGACGAACTCGATCTCGTGGTTGACACATCGGTTGTCGGTGCTGCACAACGATGCGAACAAGCCGGTGTTCGATGCGGTGCTGGTGATCACCGATCGGACGGTGCTTGATTCCCAGTTGCAGGAAGCGATCCGGCAGATCGATGACACCCCGGGGATGGTGGCGCACATCGATGCGTTGAGTGGCTCGAAGTCGGGCAAGCTTGCACAGGCGTTGGAGTCGGGGACGAAGATCATCATCGTCACCATCCAGACCTTCCCGTACGCACTCGACATCATTCGGACCGGCAAAGGGTTGGAGGGGCGTTCGTTTGCGGTGATCGCCGATGAGGCGCACTCCTCACAGGCCGGTGATGCGTCGAAGCAGTTGAAGAAGGTGCTGACTGCGACCGAGTTTCAGGACGTCGAAGACGGTGGCAGCGTCGACGCTGAAGATGTGCTGGCTGCGGAGATGACTGCGCGTGCGGCGGCGTCGAATATCTCGTTCTTCGCGTTCACGGCCACGCCGAAGGCCAAGACGCTGGAACTGTTCGGGCGGCGACCGGCCGAGGATGTTCCGCCGGAGCCGTTTCACTTGTACTCGATGCAGCAGGCCATTGAAGAGGGCTTCATCCTGGATGTGCTGCGCAACTACACCCCGTACAAGACGGCGTTCCGGTTGTCGCACAACGGGCACAGTTACTCCACCGAGGACACCGATGCCGGCGGGACCGTCGTCGTCGACGCCGACCCGGGCGCGGATTCGCACCTGGTGGACAAGCGGGAAGCCATCAAGTCAGTGATGAATTGGGTGCGGCTGCATCCGACGAACATCGCGCAGAAGGTGCAGATCATCGTCGAGCACTTCCGCTCCAATGTTGCCTGGCGCCTCAATGGCAAGGCCAAGGCGATGGTGGTGACGAGCTCACGCATGGCGGCGGTGCGCTACAAGTTGGCCTTCGACGCCTATGTTGCCGACCAGGGATACACCGATGTGGCGGCGTTGGTGGCATTCTCCGGTGACATCACCGATGACGACAACGGCCTGGACAAGGTCACCGAAACCAGCATGAACCCGGGGCTGAAGGGACGCGACCTGCGAGTCGCTTTCGCGACTGACGAATATCAGGTCATGTTGGTGGCCAACAAGTTCCAGACCGGTTTCGATCAGCCACTGCTAGTAGCGATGTACGTCGACAAGCGGCTCTCCGGGGTCCAGGCGGTACAAACGCTGTCGCGGCTGAACCGTACCGCGCCCGGCAAAGATCAGACCTTTGTCATCGACTTCGCGAATGCCGCCGAGGACGTCGTCGACGCATTCGAGCCGTACTACGAGGCGACGACGCTGTCGGATGTCACCGACCTCAACATCGTGCACGCCACCATGGCCAAACTCGACGCCGCCGATATCTATCAGTGGAGCGAGGTCAACAGCCTTGCCGCTGACTTTGTCGCGAACAAGGGCAACAACGCCCTGACCAAGTGGGTCACGCCCGCGCAGCACCGATTCCGAGATCGTGAACGAGACGCAACGACCGCTGGCGACACGGCTGCGCTCGATGAACTGGACATGTTCCGCAAGGACGTCGGGACGTTCATCCGCCAGTACGACTTCCTCTCCCAACTGTTCGACTACCAGGATGTCGACCTGGAGAAGCTGTCGATCTACCTGCGTTACCTCGCGCCGGTGATCCGGCGCGAGAACGTGCAGCACGCGATCGACCTGTCGGCAGTCGATTTCGACTACCTTCGCCAGAACAAGCAGTCAACAACTAGCGGCACGCTCGAAGGTGGTGCGCAGCTGCCGCCGGCCGGTGAAGGTGGAGGAAGTGGCTCCGTACGCGATCCGGAAATGGTTGAGCTCGACGACGTGATTGCCACGATTAATGACCTGTTCGAGGGTGTTCACTCCGACGCTGACGTTCGCAGTGTTGTCACCCACCTGCGGGACAAGTTGGAAGAGAGCGAGAATCTGAAGACTCAGGCTCGCAACAATTCTCAAGCGCAGTTCGAGGCCAGCCCGGACATCGATATCGAGTTCAACGGTGCCGTGATTGAGGCGATGGATGCGCACTCGGATCTCTCCGGGCAGATACTCAACAACGCTGTGATCCGAGACAAGCTGGTATCGGAGCTGGTCCCGGCGATCTACCGTCGGTTGCGAGTGGAGCACGGACCGTGA
- a CDS encoding type I restriction-modification system subunit M — protein sequence MSTTNANLIWKIAELLRGPFQPNQYGDVILPFTILRRLDCILEPTKDDVLVEYKKLSKSKVDPDIVLKSKFKVPFYNTSRWDFRALTSDAEGIADNLADYINHFSPNIRDVFDGFGMEDLIERLSKSDRLYLIVKEFAAVDLHPKAVNGYEMGLIFEELIRKFAESNNAAAGDHFTPREVIALMVDLLFATADDALTKPGTVRTIYDPAAGTGGMLSTAFDHLLEMNHKARPVLYGQEINPRSYSMCKSDMIIKGQDVGNIYLGDTLTDDNFRGRHFDYLLSNPPFGVDWKTQQRAVDEEYRVRGFAGRFGPGLPRVSDGSLLFLLHLISKMEPVKQNGDGGSRLAIVLNGSPLFTGGAGSGESNIRQWIIENDILDTIIALPTDMFYNTGISTYIWILDNNKPAERRGTVQLINAVDMFGKMRKSLGSKRKFLHDNDIARIVQLYSDHVDDQGSDDAASLSKIFANDDFGYRTITVERPLQLAFRIDDAKIDAVLAVKAITKLGTDGQEAIRKALVYLSEWEWANRDAFTSELKEALRDNGFVKPGAPVLKAIWLTIGEHSDAADVITDRHGNPEPDPSLRDTENVPLSEDVNDYFEREVLPHVPDAWIDHDKTKVGYEIPFTRHFYRYVPPRPLEEIQKDLRQLVGEIQEMLKEVGA from the coding sequence ATGAGTACGACCAACGCCAACCTGATCTGGAAGATCGCTGAACTGTTGCGAGGCCCGTTCCAGCCGAACCAGTACGGGGACGTGATCCTGCCGTTCACCATCCTCCGCAGGTTGGACTGCATCCTGGAGCCGACCAAGGATGACGTCCTGGTTGAGTACAAGAAGCTGTCGAAGTCGAAGGTTGACCCCGATATCGTCCTAAAATCCAAGTTCAAGGTCCCGTTCTACAACACCTCCCGCTGGGACTTCCGAGCGCTGACCTCCGACGCCGAAGGTATCGCCGACAACCTGGCCGACTACATCAATCACTTCTCCCCGAACATCCGCGACGTGTTCGACGGCTTCGGCATGGAAGACCTCATCGAACGCCTCAGCAAGTCCGATCGCCTGTACCTGATCGTCAAAGAGTTTGCGGCCGTCGATCTGCACCCCAAGGCGGTCAACGGTTACGAGATGGGCTTGATCTTCGAAGAGCTCATCCGCAAGTTCGCCGAATCCAACAACGCCGCCGCCGGTGACCACTTCACCCCACGCGAAGTCATCGCCCTCATGGTCGACCTACTGTTCGCAACCGCCGACGACGCCCTCACCAAACCGGGCACGGTGCGCACCATCTACGACCCCGCCGCGGGCACCGGCGGCATGCTCTCAACGGCGTTCGACCACCTGTTGGAGATGAACCATAAGGCGCGGCCGGTGCTGTATGGGCAGGAGATCAACCCACGCTCGTACTCAATGTGCAAGTCCGACATGATCATCAAGGGTCAGGATGTCGGCAACATCTACCTCGGCGATACCCTCACCGACGACAACTTCCGCGGCCGGCACTTCGACTACCTTCTCTCCAACCCGCCCTTCGGCGTCGACTGGAAAACCCAGCAGCGCGCCGTTGACGAGGAGTACCGCGTCCGCGGCTTCGCCGGCCGCTTCGGACCGGGCCTTCCGCGCGTCTCCGACGGATCACTGCTGTTCCTGCTGCATCTGATCTCCAAGATGGAACCGGTCAAACAGAACGGAGACGGCGGATCACGCCTGGCGATCGTCCTCAACGGTTCACCCCTGTTCACCGGCGGCGCCGGATCAGGTGAGTCGAACATTCGGCAATGGATCATCGAGAACGACATCCTCGACACGATCATCGCCCTGCCGACCGACATGTTCTACAACACCGGCATCTCCACGTATATCTGGATCCTCGACAACAACAAACCCGCCGAACGTCGAGGAACTGTCCAACTCATCAACGCCGTCGACATGTTCGGCAAGATGCGGAAATCGCTGGGTTCCAAACGCAAGTTCCTGCACGACAACGACATCGCACGGATCGTCCAGCTCTACTCCGATCATGTCGACGACCAGGGTTCCGACGACGCTGCGTCACTGTCGAAGATCTTCGCCAACGACGACTTCGGCTACCGCACCATCACCGTCGAACGACCGTTGCAGCTCGCCTTCCGCATCGATGACGCGAAGATCGACGCAGTCCTCGCGGTCAAAGCGATCACGAAACTCGGCACCGACGGCCAGGAAGCGATCCGAAAAGCCCTCGTCTATCTGTCGGAGTGGGAATGGGCCAACCGTGACGCCTTCACCAGCGAACTAAAAGAAGCGCTGCGCGACAACGGCTTCGTCAAGCCCGGCGCACCAGTTCTCAAGGCGATCTGGTTGACGATCGGCGAACACTCCGACGCCGCCGACGTCATCACCGACCGCCACGGTAACCCCGAACCCGACCCCTCCCTCCGCGACACCGAGAACGTCCCACTCTCTGAGGACGTCAACGACTATTTTGAACGCGAAGTCCTGCCACACGTCCCCGACGCCTGGATCGACCACGACAAGACCAAAGTTGGCTACGAGATCCCCTTCACCCGCCACTTCTACCGCTACGTCCCACCCCGACCCCTTGAAGAAATCCAGAAAGACCTACGCCAACTCGTCGGGGAGATCCAGGAGATGTTGAAGGAGGTTGGCGCATGA
- a CDS encoding restriction endonuclease subunit S encodes MSAHPTTQLRRLARIRNGADYKEVEDPEGEYPVYGSGGIFSRASRYLYEGPSVLLGRKGTIDKPLLVDGEYWTVDTMFCAQPAVGVDPRFLYYVCTTIPFGMLSTNTALPSMSQGDLNAVMLPRPQESEQVRIADFLDRETAKIDALIAKQEQLIATLQEDRIATITHAVTRGLDSEQTVPAESAWVGRRPRTWTETKMKYLIDSVESGTSVNGADTSPAADELGVLKTSAVSTGSFVPTASKTVVGEDVQRLSCPVRAGTLLVNRANSPRFVGSAAYVDYAPENLYLSDKIWQFDLRGAAAEFVHLWTLTPGYRSQIQSGIVGTSSSMQNVSMADYRELALAVPDLVEQRSIVNAVRARVGVIINLVNKSTESIATLREYRSALITDAVTGKIDVREMV; translated from the coding sequence ATGAGCGCCCACCCAACAACGCAGCTTCGCCGACTCGCGCGGATTAGGAACGGCGCGGATTACAAGGAAGTTGAAGATCCAGAAGGTGAGTACCCGGTCTACGGTTCGGGCGGGATATTTAGCAGGGCGTCGCGCTATCTGTACGAGGGTCCTTCTGTGCTCCTGGGTCGCAAAGGAACAATCGACAAGCCACTCTTGGTTGACGGAGAATACTGGACCGTCGATACGATGTTCTGTGCGCAGCCAGCGGTCGGCGTCGATCCGCGATTCCTCTACTATGTCTGCACTACAATCCCTTTCGGGATGCTCTCTACGAACACCGCGTTGCCCAGCATGTCGCAGGGCGACCTCAACGCCGTGATGCTTCCGCGTCCGCAGGAATCCGAACAGGTACGGATTGCTGACTTCCTTGACCGCGAGACGGCGAAGATCGATGCGTTGATCGCCAAGCAGGAGCAGTTGATCGCGACCCTGCAGGAAGACCGCATCGCCACCATCACCCACGCGGTGACACGGGGCCTTGATTCGGAGCAAACGGTCCCAGCGGAAAGTGCTTGGGTCGGCAGGCGGCCGCGGACATGGACCGAGACGAAGATGAAGTACTTGATTGACTCTGTTGAGAGCGGCACCAGCGTGAATGGAGCAGACACATCTCCGGCCGCAGATGAACTCGGCGTCCTGAAGACGAGCGCTGTGTCGACCGGGAGCTTTGTCCCAACTGCCAGCAAGACGGTTGTGGGCGAAGACGTTCAGAGGTTATCCTGCCCCGTCCGTGCAGGAACTCTTCTGGTGAATCGTGCAAATTCACCGCGGTTCGTGGGATCTGCGGCCTATGTGGACTATGCACCCGAAAATCTGTACTTGTCAGACAAGATCTGGCAGTTCGATCTGCGAGGGGCTGCGGCTGAGTTCGTTCACCTCTGGACTCTCACGCCGGGGTATCGATCTCAGATACAGAGTGGAATTGTTGGAACGAGCTCGAGTATGCAGAACGTGTCGATGGCGGACTATCGCGAACTTGCCCTCGCGGTTCCAGACTTGGTGGAGCAGCGTTCGATCGTGAATGCAGTACGGGCAAGGGTCGGTGTCATCATCAATTTGGTGAACAAGAGTACGGAGAGCATCGCCACACTCCGCGAGTACCGGTCTGCGCTGATCACCGATGCGGTGACCGGCAAGATCGATGTGCGAGAGATGGTTTGA
- a CDS encoding LEM-3-like GIY-YIG domain-containing protein — MNATPVSQPDTPMTPTSAFSPYVAERLGWYVYALRNPIDSRVFYIGKGKGNRVFANANDAHLAADEDEVSQKIDVINKIHQAGLHVDAFIIRHGLASEKLAYAVEASLIDLCQLLDPTMANDRFALTNLFTGHHTSTHGLAGVDVVSSLYDAPKAPDITVPSLLIKIPVLWTPTISADDLYDATRQWWRLSARREKAKYAFAVHRGVIRAVYRINPASWEPGWLVDDEWTLTPHRTAKRRWRFTGQIDDDFNATYRNTSVKHLYKRVLESQSCTASAEHSR, encoded by the coding sequence ATGAATGCAACACCCGTCAGCCAGCCAGATACCCCGATGACGCCGACATCTGCATTCAGCCCGTACGTCGCCGAGAGATTGGGCTGGTACGTGTACGCGCTGCGAAACCCGATCGATAGCCGCGTCTTCTATATCGGCAAAGGTAAAGGCAACCGAGTCTTCGCCAACGCGAACGATGCGCACCTCGCTGCTGACGAAGATGAGGTCAGCCAAAAGATCGATGTCATCAACAAGATCCATCAAGCGGGTCTGCACGTCGACGCCTTCATCATTCGCCATGGGTTAGCATCGGAAAAGCTGGCCTATGCAGTCGAAGCGAGCCTGATCGATCTGTGCCAGCTCCTGGACCCGACAATGGCCAACGATCGATTCGCTCTGACCAACCTCTTCACCGGCCACCACACATCCACCCACGGACTCGCCGGTGTCGACGTTGTCTCCAGCCTCTACGATGCACCGAAAGCCCCCGACATCACGGTCCCCTCGCTTCTCATCAAGATCCCTGTCCTCTGGACCCCGACCATCAGCGCCGACGACTTGTACGACGCCACGCGCCAATGGTGGCGGCTCTCCGCGCGCCGCGAGAAGGCAAAGTATGCCTTCGCTGTGCACCGAGGCGTTATCCGCGCGGTGTACCGCATTAACCCCGCATCCTGGGAACCCGGCTGGCTCGTCGACGACGAATGGACTCTGACACCCCATCGCACTGCCAAGCGTCGCTGGCGTTTCACCGGCCAGATCGACGATGACTTCAATGCGACCTACCGGAATACCAGCGTGAAGCACCTCTACAAGAGGGTGCTCGAGTCTCAGTCCTGTACCGCGAGTGCTGAGCACTCCCGATAG